The genomic segment TCCCCGCTGACGCAAACCGAGGCCGAGACCCGCAACTGTTCGTCGTCGCCGCTCGCAACGACGTCATCGAGGAAGTTACGAATTTGCTGGACGGGTCGGGGCTGGAACTCGACGCCGTTGATATCGGTGAGCTTGCGCTGCGCAATCTGACATTGGTGATGCCAGAGCAGGTGGCCGGCACGTTGCTCCTCGAACTGCGGCCCAAGGGCGGCATTCTCGCCATCTGCCACGAATCCAAACTCTATTTTGCGCGCTCGATCAGCACGGGGACGAGTCATATCGATGATGCGATGAGCCAGGAGATCGCGCTGGATGATTCTGATGACCAGCTCAGCGATCACGTACGCAGCCTTCTCGACGAGTTACTGCTCGAGATTCAGCGGTCCCTCGATTACTACGAGAGCGAAATTGGAAAAGCACCTGCCTCACGTCTTGTCATTGCTCCGTCTACCGCGGAGATCTCGCTCTACATTCCGTATCTCACCGAACAGCTTCGTCCGGTCGCCGTAAGCCAGCTCGACCTCCACGAACTGGTCGAATCCGACGAGATCTTGCCCAACAAGCTTCAGGCCAAGGCACTGCTCGCACTGGGCGGTGCGCTGCGCGAAGACCTCGAACAGCAGCTCGACCTGAACCGGGACAGGAAGATCGTTTCCGGCTACACCACGTTGCCCATCCAATGGGTGGCCAAAGTTTGTGCCATGTTGTTTTGCGGGCTAATGCTGACCTACGGGTATGGCACGTACCAGATGCAACAGCTGAAAGCGGAGGTGGAAGCCAGCCTCCAGCAGCACAACCTGATCGACAGGGAGATTACGAAACTCGAGTATGAATATTCCCTGAGACATCCTGCGGGAGAGGTCAGCGGTCCCCTTGCCCGACTGCGTGCAGAACGTGACCGAACCGCCCGCACACTGCGCAGGCTGGAGATTCTTGGGGGCGGCCGACGCGAAGGCTTTTCGAAATATTTCGTCGGGTTTGCACGTCACCTGGTTCCCCAGCTCTGGCTGACGCAGATTGACGTGATCGACGGCGGAGATTCACTTTCGATTCGCGGCAGTACGTTGGCTGCAAAGCGGGTACCCCAACTCCTCCGACAACTCCGAAGCGAACCGTCGTTCAGCGGAAAGACCTTCGCTCTGTTCCAGCTAACCCAGGGCCAGGGCCCGGGCATTCTCGACTTTGCGTTGGAGAGTTTTCCCGCCGCAGGAGTCGCGCCATGAGGGAGCGCTGGGAGCGACTGCAGGAACGATATCTCGAACTCACGCTTCGTGAACGCATCATGGTCTTGTGCGCCCTTCTCGCGAGCCTGTTTGGAGTCGTGGACGCGGTCTTTCTGCTTCCGATGGATCGAGAACGGGAGCAGCTTCAGAGTCAATTGAGCCAGCACGTGGCATCGATCAAGCGCCTGGACGAGCGCGCGGAGCAATTGGCCCAGCGAATCGCAGGCAGAACCCCTACTCCCATGGACCGGGAAGAGACGGCGCTGAAGCGGCAGATCGAGATCATGAACGCGGACATCGAAGAGCACATGTCTTCGATGATCGCGCCGAACGATGTCACACGAATGCTCGAGGAACTCCTGAGCGAGGAAAGCGACCTCACCCTCGTCAAGCTCATGAGCACGAATCCGGCAACGTTCCCCCCCGCAACCGAAGCTGGAGTTCCGGGGGCAGCTGTCGACCCTCAAGGGCAAACCGCTGAGAAGGCGGAGTTCTATCGCCATGGCTTCGTGATCGAACTGGAAGGGTCCTACCTCGCGACTCTGCACTACCTCGAGTCGATCGAGAGTCTTCCATGGGATCTTTCGTGGGACACCATCACCTACACGGTCATCGACTACCCGCGTGCGCGGATTTCGATCCACCTCCATACATTGAGCCGCGAGGAGAATTGGATCGGTGTCTAACCCTTTCACAAACCGCCAGTTCCCCGCCTGGATCATCATCGCGCTGGTCTGTTGCGCAGGCTTGTTGCATCCCTCGCTCGGACTTGCACGCGGGGAGCTGAAAGATCCGACCCGGCCACCAGACTCGTCGAAACTCGAAGAGGCCGGCGTGGATGTCTCCGCCTCCTCTCCCTACGCGTTGACCGCAATACTGGTCGCCAAAGGGCGGCGAATCGCCGTGATCAACGGCCAACCGGTTCAAGCTGGCGATCAGGTCGCGAATGCGACAGTTGTCAGCATCTTTCGGGACAAGGTTGTTCTCCGGGCGCGCACAGGAGATCTCACGCTTCGATTGCTCCCCCGTTCGATCAAGATCAGCGAGGCATCGGGCAAATGAATTTTGGATCCGGTAGCGCGCGTTGGACGTCAGGCATCGCCGGGGTTGCACTCGGCCGTCTCGGGACGGCATTGCTCGCAACCCTAATGCTTTCATGCCAGACCATGAGTGCCTCCGATGCGCCGTCGGTGGATGCAGGCGAGCAGACCGAGGCACCCCCCGCTCCCCCAGCGACTGTGGCAGCGGCGATCCTGCCTCCGGTCAATCACAACACCCATTCGCTCGTCGATGTTCTCACGACCGATACGGAGTCTCGCTTCGACATCCACGTCAACGGCGCTCCGGGCGCCTCGTTCTTTCTCAGCCTGGTCGAGAACACGTCCTATAGCGTTGTGCTTCATCCTGACATCACGGGTGAGATCACCCTTTCGCTCAGCGACGCCACCTTGACCGAAGTGCTGGCGGCCGTCAGGAATGTCTACGGCTATGACATCCAGCGCGATGGCCAGCGCATTTACGTGATGCCCGCCGGCTTGCGAACCGAGATCTTCGAACTCAACTACCTGAATCTCGAGCGGCGGGGGCAATCTCAGACTTGGGTGAGTTCTGGTCAGATCTCGGACAAGATCGAAGGAGGCAACTCCGATTTTGGGTCGGGTGGCGGGACGAGCGGTTCGAATGCTTCACCGAGGTTCAACTCGGGCAGCAGTATCTCGACCAGCAATGGCTCGAATATCTGGCGTGAACTCATACAGAGTGTTTCTTCGATCATCGGGAACGGCGAGGGTCGTTCCGTGGTGACGAACCCCAATGCGGGGTTGATCGTCGTGCGGGCAATGCCGCGGGAATTGCGGGATGTCGGGAACTATTTGAGCAGGGTTGAGGAGTCTCTGAACCGACAGGTGATCATCGAGGCGAGAATTCTCGAAGTGACGCTCAGCGACGCATACCAGGCGGGTATCAATTGGTCACAGTTGGTCGACAAGGACGGCTTCGAGACCACCATCAGCCAAACCGGTGGTGGAACGACCTTCGATACCGGGGTGTCGGACAACGCCGGGAACACGGGCAACCTTCACCCGAGCGCAGCGACTTTGGCAGCTGCGGGAATTCTGGACACCGTTGCGGCGTCTTCGTTCGGCGGAATCTTTAGCGTCGCAATCCAGGCCAGCCACTTCACCGCCCTGATCGAATTGTTGGAAAATCAAGGCGAGGTTCGAACCCTCTCGAATCCGCGCATTTCTACGATGAACAATCAAAAGGCCATCATCAAGGTGGGCCAGGACGAATTTTTTGTAACGGATGTCTCCACTACGACGGTAACCGGGGGGGCTGGCAGCACGTCTAGTCCCAACATCACATTGACACCGTTCTTTTCTGGAATCGCGCTCGACGTCACCCCACAAATCAGTCGCGACAACACAGTTGTTCTGCACATCCACCCATCGGTCAGCCAGGTCACGGATCAAACCAAGACGATAACCCTCAACGACGAGGTGCAGGTACTGCCTCTCGCACTGAGTACGATCCGGGAGTCGGACAGCATCGTCCGAGCGCACAGCGGTCAGGTCGTTGTGATTGGTGGATTGATGCAGGACCTCAGGAGCGAGCGCGATTCAAAGGTCCCATTCCTCGGCAACATTCCAATTCTCGGCAGGTTGTTCAAACAAGAGAAGAACATAAGCCGCAAGAGTGAGTTGGTGATCCTCCTGCGACCGATCGTCGTCGGCGCGGAGACCTGGGGGGACTACGCGGGTTCAATCACAAGATCAATCGACTCTCTGTCCCGTGACCCGTCCAATCGATCGGGCACGGTGGGCTTTGATCCGCGTCCGCCCTATTCGTCGCCAGCCGAATTCAAGGAGTACTAGCCGCATGTACGAGCAGCACTTCGGCCTCAGCGCCATGCCCTTCAATGCAACGCCCGACCCTTCTTTCTACGTAAATCTTTCGGTTCACCACGCGGCGCTCAATACCTTGGTCGTCGCTCTGCGGAGCGGCGAGGGGATCGTGAAGATCGTAGGCGAGGTCGGGACCGGAAAGAGCATGCTGTGCCGAAGACTCTTGAAGGATCTCGGTCCCAAGTTCGTTGCGGCCTACCTGCCCTATCCGGCCTTGAGTCCGATGCACATTCAGCTCGATCTCGCAGAGGAACTCGGAGTCGTACTGCCCCCCAATGTAACTCCCCATGAACTGCTCAAGTACCTGAAGGAGGTGCTGGTGGACATCCATCAGCAGGGTCGCAGATGTGTGATGATCGTCGACGAAGCCCAGACACTGCCCGACGCGACCCTCGAATGCATTCGGCTAATGAGCAATCTCGAAACCCGCACATCCAAATTGCTGCAGATCGTCCTGGTGGGTCAGCCCGAGCTGGATCTGAGGATCGAACAACCTCGCATGCGGCAACTGCAGCAACGGATCGCCTTTGCCCACAGATTAAACTCGATCGACAAGAGAACGACGGACGCCTATACCCGCCGCCGCCTTTCGATCGCTGGCTATGAGGGCGGTCGGCTGTTTTCGCCGTGGGCGCTTGGCGCAATTCATCGATCGAGTGGGGGAATCCCTCGAATCATCAATACCCTTTGCCACAAATCCATGATTTGCGCGTTCGGAAGAGGGGATGACACGATTCGTCATCTGCATGCGCGCAAGGCCGCCGCCGACAGTGAGGGCGTGCAAAGGTGGCGACGTCTCACAAGACGAAAGTGGCGCCGCAGGTCGATCGCGCTCGAGGATGCCGCGCCGCGGATCACTCCATAAACGAGTAGATCAATTCAAGCGATCGGACCCAAAGGGCCGTCGCACGGTCAGAGAAAGGACGCAATTCGATGAGTTTGGTCAACGACTTGCTCGAAGATTTCTACCAACGACGGGTTTCGCCGGACAAAAACCCGGAGAGTCCCCTGGCAAACATCGAAGTTCCCCGGCGCGAGCTGGCTTTCAAGAAGGGAGCAAGGGTTCAGCCCAAGTTCAATTCGACTTCCCGAATTGTGATCGGTCTGGTCGCACTGACTTGCCTGGCGGTGATCGCTCTCGAAGTGGTGCTCCGCCTCAGCCCAGACATCGAGACGAACGCGACGCCCGATGTGAGCGCACGGCCTCCTGATCACTTTGGTGCAATGGGATCTCCCCTCGGTTCGGGCGCGAACGAGCCCTTCGCCGATTCTCGAGCCCTCGCTTTCGACGCCGGAGTCGATTCACTCGCCGCGCCCAAGATCGCCGCCCAGGATTGGGCCGAACTGACAGGCACCAGCATCGAGTCGAGCGGGGACTACACCCGGCTGCGAATATTTTTGAGTCGAGAACGCGAATACTGGATTCAGGGCGATCCCACCGTCGGTGAGATCGAAATCGTGATCACGAAGACGCGACTCGCGGAAGCTTTCCTGCCGAACGCATTCGAAACGTCTGGCCTGAGCTTGAAAGAAGCACACAACTCGAGCATTGGCCTGCACCTGCTGTTCAAGCTGGAATCGTCCTCGCTTGTACAGAGCCAGTTCGTGAACGATGGATCCAACCCGCAGCTGATTCTGGACATCCTGTCCGACGCGGCGAACTCCAGCGTCGGCATCAGGGTCGAGGATCTGCCCCATGCGCCCATCGTCGCCGAAGCACCCCGTGAGCCAATCGTTCGCGAAACCGGCTGGGGAACCATCACGCGGTCACGGCCCCATATCGCCTTGACGACGTCTGAAGCTCATCGATCACTTGATCGCGCGCGGCACCTGGTTGCCCAGAATCGCGCGGAAGAGGCGATCGTCGAATATATCCGGGCACTCTCGTTGGAACCGGGTTTGCATCGCGCACGAGAATCCCTGGTCGGTTTGTTGATCGAGTCGGGTCAGTTGAGCGCCGCAGAGCGGCACCTGGCCATGGGGCTTGAAAACAAGCCCACACATTCCGAATACACACTGCTCCGTGCTCAGTTGCTGGCAGCGATGAAGCAACCCGACCGGGCGATCGTCATCCTCGAAAGCCTGCCGTTGCCGCCAGAGCGTCGATCCGATGCTTTGAATCTTTTGGCCGCGCTCTATCAACAGAAAGGAGATCACGGCCGGGCGGAAGCCCTCTTCCGAGGCGCTGTCAGCATCAGCCCGCACGAGGCTCGCCTTTGGATGGGGTTGGGTATCTCGCTCGAAGGACAACAGCGCGGGACCGAAGCACTCGCGGTCTACAAGCAAGCCGAGAGTCTTGCGGAGTTTGAGATCGGGCCAAGGCGTTGGTTGCGCAACCGCATCCGCGATCTCGCAAAGGTGGAATAGAAGCGAATCATGCCCCGAAAGAAGGTTCGCATCGGAGAACTACTGGTTCAGAACGCCGTAATCACTGAAGAACAGTTGATGACGGCTTTGGCGAACCAGAAAAAAACCGGCTTGAAGCTCGGGCGTCAGCTGATCACCGAAGGCTTCCTCGATGAAGATCGCTTCCTGAGCTTTCTCTCCGAACAGCTGAGGATTCCGTGCATCGACCTGAGCGAGACTACCGTCGACGGCGAAGTCGTTCGAATCATGTCAGAGACTTATGCGCGACGGTTTCGGGCCATCGTTCTCGAGGACCGAAAAGATCACCTGCTGGTCGGGATGGCGGACCCCACGAACATCTTCGCACTCGACGAGATCGAGCGAACGCTCAAGCGCAACATACAACCCGCGGTGGTGAGGGAATCCGAGATCATTCACACCATCGATATGGTTTACCGCAAGACTGAAGAAATCAGCAGTATCGCCGAGGAACTCGACGAAGAACTCCACGCCGGAGCCTTTGATCTTTCAATCCTCGAAGCGAAGGTCGAAGAAAGCGACGCTCCCGTAGTTCGGCTGCTGAAGACGATCTTCGAGGATGCCGTCCAGATCGGTTCTTCGGACATCCACATTGAACCAGACGAAACAGTATTGCGGATTCGACATCGGGTCGACGGCGTGCTGCAAGAACAGGTGATGAAAGAAAGGCGGATTTCCGCGGCTCTCGTGTTGCGCCTGAAACTCATGAGCGGTCTAGACATCTCCGAGAAACGCCTGCCCCAGGACGGCCGCTTCAACATTCGCGTAAACGACAAGAGCATCGATGTCCGACTGTCGACAATGCCGGTCGCCTACGGCGAGTCGGTAGTGATTCGCCTGCTCGACCAGTCCGAAGAGCATCGAAGCCTCGATCACATTGGCATGCCCGAAAAAATGCTCACCCGCTTCCGAACGATGATCCATCGGCCTCACGGGTTGATCCTGGTCACCGGACCGACGGGAAGCGGCAAGACCACCACCCTCTACGCCGCATTGACGGAACTGAACCTCCCGAGCACAAAGATCATTACTGTCGAAGATCCCGTCGAATATCGCATTTCGAGACTCAATCAGGTGCAGGTCAAGCCGAAGATTGGGCTCACATTCTCCACGGTTCTGCGGGCGGCACTGCGTCAGGATCCGGACATCGTGATGATCGGCGAAATGCGCGACCAGGAGACTGCGGAAATAGGCATGCGCGCTGCCATGACCGGGCATTTGGTCTTCGCAACCTTGCACACCAACGACGCGCCGAGCACCGCATCGCGAATCCTCGACATGGGGGTCGAGGGCTTCCTGGTTGCCACCGCCCTGCGCGCCGTCATCGCCCAGCGCCTGATTCGGCGACTCTGCGAGGGGTGCATCGACCCGTACCCACCCAGCGCGATCGAACTGGATTGGATTCGCAGCATGGTGGGAGCCCAGGCCGACGGTTTGACCTTCAAGACCGGCAAGGGTTGCCCGCGATGCAACGGCACCGGTTACAAGGGCCGAATTGGAGTCTACGAATATCTCGAGGTCAGCCCCGACATGGCAATGGCTCTACGGAACAACGATTCCGTGGCGTACGCCAAAGCGGCCTACGAGGCTCCGGGCTATCAGGCGCTTTCCTATCGCGCGCTCGAATACGCTGCACGCGGGGTTACGAGCATTGAGGAAGTGGTGCGAGTCACGGGAGAGATCGAGGATACGAGGATGGAGTACGCCGCCAACCCGCGACCGGACGAGCGGAACTAGAGCATGGCCAAAGTCTTTCGCTACCGGGGAAGATCCGCAGATGGCCGGGCAGTCGAGGGCAGCATCGAATCGGCGTCCGCGGACGGAGTTGCGAGCGAACTTCTCGCTCAAGGAATCACGCCACTCGGCATTTCCGAGCAGCGAGCCAAATCGGATTTACAGGTTCGGATCACGCGCTGGTGGCAACAGCGTCAGATTGGGCTGACGGACCTGATCATGTTCAGTCGGCAGATGTCCAGTCTGTTGCGCGCCGGCATACCCATGATCCGCACCCTCGAGAGTATTTCCAGTTCTTGCCGCAGCGCTGAACTCAAGCGGATTCTCGGCGAAGTTGGCGAAGGGTTGCAGGCGGGACATTCACTCGCTTCGACACTGCAAAAATATCCCAAGGTATTTTCGACGCTCTACGTAAGCATCATTCACATTGGCGAAAGTGTGGGGCGCATGGACGAATCCTTCCTCCAACTCGCCCAGTATCTCGAGTTGGAAGAAGACACCCGCAAACGTATCAGTGCCGCATCGCGCTACCCCATGTTCGTGATGATCGCGATCGTCGTAGCCATGGTGGTCATCAACATCTGGGTCATCCCACCCTTCGGAAGGATGTTCGAGAGCTTTGGTGCTGATTTGCCATGGGCGACCCGACTCCTGCTCGACACCTCGGCTTTCTCAGTCAAGTACCTGCCACACGGGTTGGCGCTTCTGCTGATAACGATCGGATCAATGCATCAATACATCAATACCGAGCATGGGCGCTTGTGGTTCGACCGCCTCAAGCTGCGAGTACCCATCACCGGTTCAATCCAGGAGCGCGCGCTGCTCGCG from the Myxococcales bacterium genome contains:
- a CDS encoding type II secretion system protein M yields the protein MRERWERLQERYLELTLRERIMVLCALLASLFGVVDAVFLLPMDREREQLQSQLSQHVASIKRLDERAEQLAQRIAGRTPTPMDREETALKRQIEIMNADIEEHMSSMIAPNDVTRMLEELLSEESDLTLVKLMSTNPATFPPATEAGVPGAAVDPQGQTAEKAEFYRHGFVIELEGSYLATLHYLESIESLPWDLSWDTITYTVIDYPRARISIHLHTLSREENWIGV
- the mshL gene encoding pilus (MSHA type) biogenesis protein MshL, whose translation is MNFGSGSARWTSGIAGVALGRLGTALLATLMLSCQTMSASDAPSVDAGEQTEAPPAPPATVAAAILPPVNHNTHSLVDVLTTDTESRFDIHVNGAPGASFFLSLVENTSYSVVLHPDITGEITLSLSDATLTEVLAAVRNVYGYDIQRDGQRIYVMPAGLRTEIFELNYLNLERRGQSQTWVSSGQISDKIEGGNSDFGSGGGTSGSNASPRFNSGSSISTSNGSNIWRELIQSVSSIIGNGEGRSVVTNPNAGLIVVRAMPRELRDVGNYLSRVEESLNRQVIIEARILEVTLSDAYQAGINWSQLVDKDGFETTISQTGGGTTFDTGVSDNAGNTGNLHPSAATLAAAGILDTVAASSFGGIFSVAIQASHFTALIELLENQGEVRTLSNPRISTMNNQKAIIKVGQDEFFVTDVSTTTVTGGAGSTSSPNITLTPFFSGIALDVTPQISRDNTVVLHIHPSVSQVTDQTKTITLNDEVQVLPLALSTIRESDSIVRAHSGQVVVIGGLMQDLRSERDSKVPFLGNIPILGRLFKQEKNISRKSELVILLRPIVVGAETWGDYAGSITRSIDSLSRDPSNRSGTVGFDPRPPYSSPAEFKEY
- a CDS encoding AAA family ATPase; this encodes MYEQHFGLSAMPFNATPDPSFYVNLSVHHAALNTLVVALRSGEGIVKIVGEVGTGKSMLCRRLLKDLGPKFVAAYLPYPALSPMHIQLDLAEELGVVLPPNVTPHELLKYLKEVLVDIHQQGRRCVMIVDEAQTLPDATLECIRLMSNLETRTSKLLQIVLVGQPELDLRIEQPRMRQLQQRIAFAHRLNSIDKRTTDAYTRRRLSIAGYEGGRLFSPWALGAIHRSSGGIPRIINTLCHKSMICAFGRGDDTIRHLHARKAAADSEGVQRWRRLTRRKWRRRSIALEDAAPRITP
- a CDS encoding tetratricopeptide repeat protein, which gives rise to MSLVNDLLEDFYQRRVSPDKNPESPLANIEVPRRELAFKKGARVQPKFNSTSRIVIGLVALTCLAVIALEVVLRLSPDIETNATPDVSARPPDHFGAMGSPLGSGANEPFADSRALAFDAGVDSLAAPKIAAQDWAELTGTSIESSGDYTRLRIFLSREREYWIQGDPTVGEIEIVITKTRLAEAFLPNAFETSGLSLKEAHNSSIGLHLLFKLESSSLVQSQFVNDGSNPQLILDILSDAANSSVGIRVEDLPHAPIVAEAPREPIVRETGWGTITRSRPHIALTTSEAHRSLDRARHLVAQNRAEEAIVEYIRALSLEPGLHRARESLVGLLIESGQLSAAERHLAMGLENKPTHSEYTLLRAQLLAAMKQPDRAIVILESLPLPPERRSDALNLLAALYQQKGDHGRAEALFRGAVSISPHEARLWMGLGISLEGQQRGTEALAVYKQAESLAEFEIGPRRWLRNRIRDLAKVE
- the tadA gene encoding Flp pilus assembly complex ATPase component TadA, with the translated sequence MPRKKVRIGELLVQNAVITEEQLMTALANQKKTGLKLGRQLITEGFLDEDRFLSFLSEQLRIPCIDLSETTVDGEVVRIMSETYARRFRAIVLEDRKDHLLVGMADPTNIFALDEIERTLKRNIQPAVVRESEIIHTIDMVYRKTEEISSIAEELDEELHAGAFDLSILEAKVEESDAPVVRLLKTIFEDAVQIGSSDIHIEPDETVLRIRHRVDGVLQEQVMKERRISAALVLRLKLMSGLDISEKRLPQDGRFNIRVNDKSIDVRLSTMPVAYGESVVIRLLDQSEEHRSLDHIGMPEKMLTRFRTMIHRPHGLILVTGPTGSGKTTTLYAALTELNLPSTKIITVEDPVEYRISRLNQVQVKPKIGLTFSTVLRAALRQDPDIVMIGEMRDQETAEIGMRAAMTGHLVFATLHTNDAPSTASRILDMGVEGFLVATALRAVIAQRLIRRLCEGCIDPYPPSAIELDWIRSMVGAQADGLTFKTGKGCPRCNGTGYKGRIGVYEYLEVSPDMAMALRNNDSVAYAKAAYEAPGYQALSYRALEYAARGVTSIEEVVRVTGEIEDTRMEYAANPRPDERN
- a CDS encoding type II secretion system F family protein; protein product: MAKVFRYRGRSADGRAVEGSIESASADGVASELLAQGITPLGISEQRAKSDLQVRITRWWQQRQIGLTDLIMFSRQMSSLLRAGIPMIRTLESISSSCRSAELKRILGEVGEGLQAGHSLASTLQKYPKVFSTLYVSIIHIGESVGRMDESFLQLAQYLELEEDTRKRISAASRYPMFVMIAIVVAMVVINIWVIPPFGRMFESFGADLPWATRLLLDTSAFSVKYLPHGLALLLITIGSMHQYINTEHGRLWFDRLKLRVPITGSIQERALLARFARTFAVTLSAGLPVIQSLTVVSRAVDNRYVGEKILKILDSVERGETLTNAARDSGLFPPLVLQMLTVGEEIGAVDEMLLQVASFYEGEVDYDLRKISESIEPILIIFVGGMVLLLALGVYLPMWEMAGAAR